One genomic region from Panthera tigris isolate Pti1 chromosome D1, P.tigris_Pti1_mat1.1, whole genome shotgun sequence encodes:
- the MRPL16 gene encoding 39S ribosomal protein L16, mitochondrial, which yields MWRVLARAGTPLLRTQLSDSWVAPPASAGLKTLLPVPAFEDVSIPEKPKLRFVERVPLVPKVRREPKNLSDIRGPSTEATEFTEGSFAILALGGGYLHWGHFEMMRLTINRSLDPKNMFALWRVPAPFKPITRKGMGQRMGGGKGAIDHYVTPVKAGRLIVEMGGRCEFKEVQGFLDQVAHKLPFPAKAVSRETLEKMRKDQEEREQNNQNPWTFERIATANMLGIRKVLSPYDLAQKGRYWGKFYMPERV from the exons ATGTGGCGGGTGCTGGCTCGCGCGGGAACGCCGCTCCTGCGAACGCAGCTGTCAG ATTCCTGGGTCGCCCCGCCCGCCAGTGCTGGCCTGAAGACGCTGCTCCCGGTGCCGGCTTTTGAGG ATGTTTCCATTCCTGAAAAGCCCAAGCTTAGATTTGTTGAGAGGGTTCCACTTGTGCCAAAAGTCAGAAGGGAACCCAAGAACTTGAGTGACATACGGGGACCTTCTACCGAAGCCACCGAGTTCACAGAAGGCAGTTTCGCAATCTTG GCACTGGGTGGTGGTTACCTCCACTGGGGCCATTTTGAAATGATGCGCCTGACAATCAACCGCTCTCTGGACCCCAAGAACATGTTTGCTTTATGGAGAGTACCAGCCCCTTTCAAGCCCATCACCCGCAAGGGTATGGGACAGCGCATGGGGGGAGGCAAAGGTGCCATTGATCACTACGTGACTCCCGTGAAGGCTGGCCGTCTCATAGTAGAGATGGGTGGGCGTTGTGAATTCAAAGAGGTACAAGGTTTCCTCGACCAGGTGGCCCACAAGTTGCCGTTCCCAGCAAAGGCCGTGAGCCGTGAGACTCTAGAGAAGATGCGGAAAGAtcaagaggaaagagaacagaacaaCCAAAACCCCTGGACCTTTGAGCGCATAGCCACTGCCAACATGCTGGGGATACGCAAAGTCCTGAGCCCGTATGACTTGGCCCAGAAGGGACGGTACTGGGGCAAGTTCTATATGCCTGAACGTGTGTAG